The following coding sequences lie in one Apium graveolens cultivar Ventura chromosome 3, ASM990537v1, whole genome shotgun sequence genomic window:
- the LOC141713979 gene encoding uncharacterized protein LOC141713979: MAYFVTMTSYLTHEFEYGDISAESFKAIEQSLAETKKNDNAYNSKGRSKRRDRSVSPDYRRNARSPNRVNAVSSRREWSPPSNYERRVSNYTPLEASIDHIFEVKRRRGLDDKGKDEKQPPRAEDVEKTAEVKFQRAGSIRAIFGGHPFVGDSNRALEKNAREARHPPLTNIHSLEDRPPKVFKGESADITFKEKESRWVHHPHNDALVITMLIGAMNVHRVFLDNGSSTNILYYSTYKKLGFPDSDMYFEDAHVYSFTGEAVRVMGSVRLPVTLGEGALSVTQMIEFKVLDQDSAHNVLVGRPWLRAFRVITSIHHLMIKFPTPNGVGSLRGSQYESRDCYHKAVKEFRRRRYEGKGLPFEDVEDIHTKPSGEVHAHYFVESLGKEETNVSGNSFLTRGRISRIRSVEEVVVNHTEAIIQKEVNGEKLEGRSEILRGLGNNLKVDAPQKKDAPLNEIEVDASPNEDAPSDAKVEVEDPRDFDFDLDPRILMPAEKTGPDEDIISIPVDKNDPSRVLKVGSQLDDEMRGSLARFLIANLDVFAWSHSDMIGIDPEVMCHRLNILPNCKGIRQKRRPVSGERAIALKEEVDRLLEVGLIKESFYPEWLANPRLVNMMFKDQIGRTMEVYVDDMLVKSKVAGDHIKHLMEMFDILRRFRMKLNPQKCVFGMESGKFLGFIVNHRGIEANPTKIKALMDMKSPTNVKQVQSLTGRIAALNRFVSKSSDRCKEFFKAIKLDGKDFVWTPECEDAFKRIKEQLGNPPILSKPLDGESLILYLAVSEYSISAVLVREEDGQQSPVYYVSKRLHDAETRYTSIEKLVYALILASRKLRPYFQAHRIEVRTAYPLRQVLHKPESSGRMLKWAVELGQFDLEYVPRTAIKGQALDDFLLEFDSEIDDKALVMLHPPHSEESLEEFPHPWWILHVDGAVNHGGAGAGIVLVSPEGHHLMSAIHFKFYATNNDAEYEALINGLKITLEMGVRNLIARSNSELVVN; the protein is encoded by the exons ATGGCTTATTTTGTTACCATGACTTCGTATTTGACCCATGAGTTTGAATACGGTGATATTAGC GCGGAGTCGTTCAAAGCAATCGAGCAATCGCTtgcagaaacaaaaaagaatgacAATGCCTATAACTCCAAGGGGCGATCCAAGAGAAGGGACAGATCCGTGAGCCCAGATTATCGGCGAAACGCCAGAAGCCCTAACAGGGTAAATGCTGTGAGCTCGCGGAGAGAATGGAGCCCACCATCGAACTACGAGAGAAGAGTCAGCAATTATACACCGCTGGAAgcgtccattgatcatatcttcgag gtgaaGCGACGCAGGGGACTTGATGACAAGGGTAAGGATGAAAAACAGCCCCCGCGGGCGGAGGATGTTGAAAAAACAGCAGAGGTCAAGTTCCAGAGGGCTGGCAGTATcagggcaatttttggaggacaccctttTGTTGGTGATAGTAATCGAGCACTGGAGAAAAACGCGAGAGAAGCGCGACATCCACCGCTCACCAACATCCACAGCTTGGAAGATAGACCCCCGAAGGTCTTTAAGGGGGAGTCCGCTGATATTACGTTCAAGGAAAAAGAATCTAGGTGGGTGCATCATCCTCACAACGATGCGCTGGTGATTACCATGCTCATTGGGGCAATGAACGTACATCGAGTCTTCTTGGATAATGGGAGTTCTACAAACATCTTGTACTACAGCACCTACAAAAAGCTGGGTTTCCCAGATAGTGACATGTATTTCGAAGATGCGCACGTCTATAGCTTTACTGGGGAGGCAGTGAGAGTTATGGGTTCTGTCAGGCTTCCCGTCACACTCGGGGAAGGAGCCTTGTCGGTTACCCAAATGATAGAATTCAAGGTGCTAGATCAGGATTCCGCGCACAATGTGCTGGTCGGCAGACCTTGGTTGCGAGCattcagggtgataacctcgatacaccacttgatgataaagttcccaacGCCAAACGGGGTTGGTAGTTTGAGAGGGTCACAGTATGAGTCACGCGACTGCTATCATAAGGCTGTCAAGGAATTTCGTAGAAGAAGGTATGAAGGGAAAGGTCTCCCATTTGAGGATGTAGAAGATATTCATACAAAACCAAGTGGAGAGGTCCATGCCCACTACTTCGTTGAAAGCCTCGGAAAGGAAGAAACCAATGTCTCTGGGAACTCTTTTCTGACGCGGGGACGTATTTCGAGGATCCGTAGCGTGGAGGAAGTGGTGGTGAACCATACCGAGGCGATCATACAGAAAGAAGTTAACGGGGAAAAGTTGGAGggaagaagtgagattttgcGAGGTCTCGGGAATAACCTCAaggttgatgctcctcaaaaAAAGGACGCGCCCTTGAATGAAATTGAGGTTGATGCTTCTCCAAACGAGGACGCGCCCTCAGATGCGAAAGTGGAAGTCGAAgacccccgagactttgatttcgatttggatcccaggatccTTATGCCCGCCGAAAAGACGGGACCGGACGAAGACATAATATCTATTCCAGTTGATAAAAATGATCCGAGCAGGGTTTTGAAAGTGGGATCCCAGTTGGATGATGAGATGAGAGGAAGTCTTGCCCGCTTTCTAATTGCAAATCTTGATGTtttcgcatggagtcattcagataTGATAGGAATCGACCCGGAGGTAATGTGTCACCGTTTGAATATCCTCCCGAATTGCAAAGGCATACGTCAGAAACGCCGCCCGGTAAGTGGAGAAAGGGCAATAGCGTTAAAAGAGGAAGTGGACCGGTTGTTGGAGGTGGGGCTGATCAAAGAGTCTTTCTACCCCGAATGGCTTGCAAATCCG cggttggtaaacatgatgttcaagGATCAAATCGGAAGAActatggaagtgtatgtggatgatatgctgGTAAAGTCCAAGGTAGCGGGTGACCACATCAAGCACTTGATGGAAATGTTTGACATTCTGAGGAGGTTTCGTATGAAATTAAACCCACAAAAATGTGTGTTCGGCATGGAGTCGGGCAAGTTTCTTGGGTTCATTGTCAACcacaggggaattgaggccaatcccACAAAGATCAAGGCATTGATGGATATGAAGTCACCCACCAATGTGAAACAAGTGCAGAGTTTGACTGGGAGAATCGCCGCGTTAAATCGATTTGTTTCCAAGTCGTCCGATAGATGCAAGGAATTTTTTAAGGCGATCAAATTAGATgggaaagactttgtatggacgCCAGAATGTGAAGATgctttcaaaagaatcaaggagcaaCTGGGAAACCCTCCCATATTGTCAAAGCCGTTGGATGGGGAGTCTCTAATACTGTACCTCGCAGTTTCTGAATATTCGATCAGTGCAGTTCTGGTAAGAGAAGAAGATGGGCAACAATCACCAGTGTACTACGTGAGCAAGCGGTTACACGACGCTGAAACTCGCTACACAAGCATAGAGAAACTGGTTTACGCCCTAATTCTTGCGTCAAGAAAATTACGACCGTATTTTCAAGCCCATAGAATTGAAGTTCGTACAGCGTACCCGCTGCGACAGGTTCTGCACAAACCAGAGTCATCAGGCAGAATGCTGAAATGGgctgtggagttgggacagtttgatttggaatatgtACCTCGAACAGCAATAAAAGGGCAAGCCTTAGACgatttcttgttggaatttgattctgaaaTAGATGATAAAGCTTTGGTAATGCTGCATCCGCCTCATTCTGAGGAGTCTTTGGAAGAGTTTCCGCAtccttggtggatcttgcatgtggatggggcGGTTAACCATGGAGGAGCGGGTGCGGGTATAGTACTTGTATCTCCGGAAGGCCACCATCTGATGAGCGCcattcatttcaagttttatgcaaccaataatgatgcggagtatgaGGCGCTGATTAATGGCCTGAAAATCACTTTGGAAATGGGGGTGCGGAACTTAATTGCAAGAAGTAACTCAGAGTTGGTAGTGAATTAG